One window from the genome of Phycisphaerales bacterium encodes:
- a CDS encoding efflux RND transporter periplasmic adaptor subunit → MRPSHGVISLVCLFTTALLLGGCDREQEASSASNGSRASDVTQVAHSHENGETCFVCDATKRDAGRLWCTEHARYEDRCWICQPQLEDPSRPYCEEHYLYEDECHLCNPALGASENVASESPGGLHGHSADETCFICDPAKRDAGRLWCSEHARYEDRCWICQPQLEDADRAYCEEHFLYEDECHLCNPALLGDASATSSRDGAPALFCHEHGVDEIECGICQPQLAGTLEAGESLLVRMPSARSAELAGLTLEHPNRGTASALISLLGEVRYNGNRLAKLTPLAPGVITDIRVDVGDQVEEGQILAVINSVAVAQAKSAYLSKIAEVEARTTVFEREQKLVNENIAARRDLQDAQAALKLAELEVRRTHQQLINLGFTESEVADIAAEQSSSSDLYVRAPFAGSVVERTAVLGEAADSEESLFEIADLSTMWIELAVPEEQAFQIERGGEIVASVRALPELEIPGQITWISPRIDERTRMVRARATVQNDRGILRHGMFTEVSAMIGGTSNSLLVPGEAVHEIDGTSFVFVRQEPDLFAVRRVDVGPRSPSGTVAILAGLNETEAVVSGGSFTMKTEFLKSRLGAGCVDD, encoded by the coding sequence GTGAGACCATCACACGGCGTCATTTCACTCGTTTGCCTGTTCACAACGGCGCTCCTGCTTGGCGGGTGCGATCGCGAGCAGGAAGCATCATCGGCGTCCAATGGATCACGCGCATCTGATGTGACTCAGGTCGCGCACTCGCACGAGAACGGCGAGACTTGCTTTGTGTGTGACGCCACGAAACGCGACGCCGGTCGCTTGTGGTGTACCGAGCATGCCCGGTACGAGGACCGTTGCTGGATCTGTCAGCCGCAGCTCGAGGATCCCTCCCGACCTTACTGCGAGGAGCACTACCTGTATGAGGACGAGTGCCATCTCTGCAACCCGGCACTCGGTGCCTCGGAGAACGTAGCCAGCGAGTCGCCGGGCGGGCTCCATGGACACAGCGCTGACGAGACCTGCTTCATCTGTGACCCGGCTAAGCGTGATGCTGGCCGCTTGTGGTGCAGCGAGCACGCTCGCTACGAGGACCGGTGCTGGATTTGCCAGCCACAGTTGGAAGACGCGGATCGGGCGTATTGCGAGGAGCACTTTCTTTACGAAGATGAGTGCCACCTCTGCAACCCCGCCCTGCTGGGAGACGCCTCAGCGACGTCCTCCCGCGATGGCGCCCCCGCGCTCTTTTGTCATGAGCACGGGGTCGATGAGATCGAATGCGGAATCTGCCAGCCTCAGCTCGCTGGGACGCTTGAGGCTGGCGAGTCGCTGCTCGTCCGCATGCCCTCCGCGAGATCGGCAGAGCTTGCCGGGCTGACGCTTGAGCACCCGAATCGTGGCACTGCTTCAGCGTTGATCAGCTTGTTGGGCGAGGTCCGCTACAACGGGAACAGATTGGCAAAGCTCACACCGTTGGCTCCCGGTGTGATCACTGATATCCGCGTCGATGTCGGCGACCAGGTTGAAGAAGGGCAAATTCTAGCGGTCATCAACTCCGTGGCGGTGGCACAAGCGAAGTCCGCGTACCTGTCCAAGATCGCAGAGGTCGAAGCGAGAACCACCGTGTTCGAGCGTGAGCAGAAGCTCGTCAACGAGAACATTGCTGCACGCCGGGACTTGCAGGATGCCCAGGCAGCGCTCAAGCTCGCTGAGCTGGAAGTGCGTCGCACGCATCAGCAGCTCATCAATCTGGGCTTCACTGAATCGGAAGTCGCGGATATCGCGGCGGAGCAGTCGTCATCCTCGGACCTTTACGTCAGGGCACCCTTCGCTGGCAGCGTCGTCGAGCGGACTGCTGTGCTTGGCGAGGCAGCAGACTCAGAGGAATCGCTCTTCGAGATCGCTGATTTGTCAACGATGTGGATTGAGCTCGCTGTCCCGGAAGAGCAGGCGTTTCAGATCGAGCGCGGCGGGGAGATCGTCGCGAGCGTCCGGGCTCTGCCCGAGCTGGAGATCCCCGGACAGATCACATGGATCAGCCCGCGTATCGATGAACGAACCCGGATGGTACGGGCCCGCGCGACGGTTCAGAATGATCGTGGCATCCTTCGCCATGGCATGTTCACTGAGGTCTCCGCAATGATCGGCGGCACGTCGAACTCGCTGCTTGTGCCGGGTGAAGCGGTACACGAGATCGATGGCACATCGTTCGTGTTTGTGCGGCAGGAACCAGATCTGTTCGCAGTTCGGCGTGTCGATGTCGGCCCGCGTTCGCCCTCAGGTACCGTTGCGATACTAGCCGGTCTAAACGAGACCGAGGCCGTCGTATCAGGCGGCAGTTTCACTATGAAGACCGAGTTCCTCAAGTCTCGCCTCGGCGCGGGATGCGTTGACGACTGA
- a CDS encoding TolC family protein, with product MRFTEPKLFCCLGVVTLLGGCAPSPFDFDPPAARPLLRDMPRYEAPEDPDRVGPTSDVVTIGEQLTLRQALAAALVRNPRLRSLAWEPRIAEARRLQAGLSPNPSVGIEVEDFAGSGSLSGFDSAETTIAFSQLLELGGKRDRRVRVAEGQWTVAALDYEAQRLAVLTDTASRFVRVLELQQRVKFAVRAQALAEENRRVIDRRVQAGDVSPIDEIKARLESESTRIAADRLSRELEAARRELSAMWDATDPGFDTAIGSLDDLMPVPLLDALTDLVEHHPEVQRWSAETERRSLVVALERAQAVSDVTAGAGIRYAEESEDVGLVVAVSVPLAIFDRNQGGILAARLRAAQAIDEGRASRRDLATRLVRAHARLTAAYHEAQAIDAALLPAAKDAYDATRRAYDEGKLPYLDVLDAQRTLFDTETQRLEALAEYHAAKVQVEGLISEPLNIHSLREHSDHPNQGDTP from the coding sequence ATGAGATTTACTGAACCAAAGCTGTTTTGCTGCCTGGGCGTCGTCACTCTGTTGGGCGGTTGCGCGCCGTCACCATTCGACTTCGATCCCCCCGCCGCAAGGCCTCTTTTGCGCGATATGCCTCGTTACGAAGCACCGGAGGATCCTGATCGAGTCGGACCAACATCAGATGTGGTCACCATCGGTGAGCAGCTGACCCTTCGCCAGGCTCTCGCGGCTGCGCTCGTACGTAACCCGCGACTTCGATCGCTTGCCTGGGAGCCGAGGATTGCGGAAGCGCGTCGTCTGCAAGCCGGGCTCTCCCCCAATCCAAGCGTCGGAATTGAGGTCGAAGACTTCGCGGGCTCTGGAAGCTTGAGTGGCTTTGATTCTGCCGAGACCACCATAGCCTTTAGCCAGCTTCTTGAGCTTGGCGGGAAGCGAGACCGCCGCGTGCGGGTCGCCGAGGGGCAGTGGACTGTTGCTGCTCTCGACTACGAAGCACAGCGGCTGGCCGTGCTCACCGACACCGCGTCCCGCTTCGTACGGGTGCTGGAGCTCCAGCAGCGTGTTAAGTTCGCCGTTCGCGCGCAAGCACTCGCAGAGGAGAACCGGCGCGTCATTGATCGGCGGGTGCAGGCCGGAGATGTTTCACCCATCGACGAGATCAAGGCCCGGCTTGAAAGCGAATCCACCCGCATCGCCGCAGATCGACTCAGCCGGGAACTTGAGGCCGCGAGGCGTGAACTCAGTGCGATGTGGGATGCAACCGACCCCGGGTTTGACACGGCCATCGGATCGCTGGATGACCTCATGCCTGTGCCGTTGCTCGATGCCCTGACGGATCTCGTTGAGCACCATCCGGAAGTTCAGCGTTGGAGCGCAGAGACCGAGCGACGATCATTGGTGGTCGCTCTCGAACGGGCTCAAGCCGTCTCCGACGTGACGGCTGGTGCCGGCATTCGGTATGCCGAAGAGAGCGAAGATGTCGGTCTCGTCGTGGCAGTGTCCGTGCCATTGGCGATCTTTGATCGCAATCAGGGGGGGATACTGGCCGCCCGACTCCGAGCAGCACAAGCGATCGACGAGGGGCGGGCTTCCCGACGCGATTTGGCCACCCGGCTTGTTCGGGCACACGCCCGATTGACCGCCGCGTACCACGAGGCCCAGGCGATTGATGCCGCCCTACTTCCCGCGGCGAAGGACGCCTACGACGCGACGCGTCGGGCCTACGACGAAGGCAAGCTACCGTACCTCGATGTCCTCGATGCGCAGCGCACCCTTTTCGATACTGAAACCCAAAGGCTCGAAGCTCTCGCCGAATACCACGCCGCGAAGGTGCAGGTTGAGGGGCTCATCTCAGAGCCGCTGAACATCCATTCGCTCCGCGAACATTCTGATCACCCCAATCAAGGAGACACACCGTGA